One region of Erwinia tracheiphila genomic DNA includes:
- the sbcB gene encoding exodeoxyribonuclease I → MKDQQIQPSFLFHDYETFGQSPSLDRPAQFAAVRTDMDFNIIGEPEVFYCQPGDDYLPQPEAVMITGITPQAARAKGITEAAFARRIHQLFSKPGTCIVGYNNVRFDDEVTRNLMYRNFHDPYGWSWQHGNSRWDLLDVMRACYALRPDGIEWPENDDGFPSFRLEHLTNANGVAHQNAHDAMSDVWATIAMAKLVKEKQPRLYDFLFSHRNKQKIMHLVDIPQMKPLVHISGMFGVFRGNTSWIAPLAWHPVNKNALIVCDLAGDMTPLLELDSDALRTRLYTRREQLADSSPVPVKLLHINKCPVVAPANTLRPDDAKRLGISRQRCLDNLALLRKHPEIREKVVAVFVGTEPFTPSNNVDAQLYDGFFSDADRTAMNIIQQTTPEHLPALDLTFNDPRIAKLLFRYRARNFPGTLDEAEQLRWLQHRRDMLSPERVRDYVERLESLFVQYEGDKSRIVQLKALFDYARELVS, encoded by the coding sequence GTGAAAGACCAGCAAATACAGCCAAGCTTCCTCTTCCACGATTATGAGACTTTCGGCCAAAGCCCGTCTCTGGACCGCCCTGCCCAGTTCGCGGCTGTTCGTACGGATATGGACTTCAACATTATCGGTGAGCCGGAAGTATTTTACTGTCAGCCTGGGGATGACTATCTCCCGCAGCCTGAAGCGGTAATGATCACAGGTATTACGCCTCAGGCCGCACGGGCAAAAGGAATAACCGAAGCCGCCTTCGCTCGACGTATCCACCAGCTCTTTAGTAAACCGGGAACCTGCATTGTCGGCTATAACAATGTTCGCTTCGATGATGAAGTCACGCGGAATCTGATGTACCGCAATTTCCACGACCCTTATGGCTGGAGTTGGCAACATGGCAACAGCCGTTGGGACCTGCTGGACGTTATGCGCGCCTGTTATGCTCTTCGCCCTGATGGCATTGAATGGCCAGAAAATGATGATGGTTTTCCCAGTTTCCGTCTGGAGCATCTCACTAACGCTAATGGTGTTGCACATCAGAACGCGCACGATGCCATGTCTGACGTCTGGGCCACCATCGCCATGGCAAAATTGGTGAAAGAGAAACAGCCCCGCCTTTACGACTTTCTTTTTAGCCATCGCAACAAGCAAAAAATCATGCATCTGGTGGATATTCCACAGATGAAGCCGCTGGTTCATATCTCAGGTATGTTCGGCGTATTTCGCGGCAACACCAGCTGGATCGCTCCACTGGCCTGGCATCCGGTGAATAAAAATGCCCTGATTGTCTGTGATTTAGCCGGTGATATGACCCCACTGCTGGAGCTGGACTCCGACGCGTTGCGGACGCGTCTGTATACGCGACGCGAGCAGCTGGCAGACTCGTCTCCGGTACCTGTTAAGCTGCTCCACATCAACAAATGCCCGGTGGTCGCGCCTGCTAATACCCTGCGCCCGGACGATGCCAAACGGCTTGGGATTTCCCGTCAGCGCTGTCTGGACAACCTTGCTTTATTACGGAAGCACCCGGAGATTCGTGAAAAGGTAGTGGCTGTATTTGTCGGTACAGAGCCATTCACCCCTTCAAATAATGTGGACGCGCAGCTTTATGACGGTTTTTTCAGCGACGCAGACCGCACCGCAATGAATATTATTCAGCAGACTACGCCGGAGCATTTGCCCGCGCTGGATCTCACCTTCAACGATCCACGGATTGCAAAGCTGCTTTTTCGCTATCGCGCACGTAATTTCCCCGGCACGCTGGATGAGGCAGAACAACTTCGCTGGCTGCAGCATCGCCGTGACATGCTCAGCCCTGAACGGGTACGGGATTATGTTGAACGGCTTGAAAGCCTGTTTGTGCAGTATGAAGGGGATAAAAGCAGAATAGTTCAGTTAAAGGCGTTATTTGACTATGCCAGGGAGCTGGTTTCATAA